A stretch of Linepithema humile isolate Giens D197 chromosome 3, Lhum_UNIL_v1.0, whole genome shotgun sequence DNA encodes these proteins:
- the LOC105675342 gene encoding pre-piRNA 3'-exonuclease trimmer-like isoform X3, with protein MTEVTNLNFNKIYPHLERVLRNANFIAIDTELTGIEDNENKNSLFDSTEERYEKQRSNIQSYIIIQFGISAFQRVPNKNEYTAEAFNFFLLPRSIPSKNRRFVWQVAALEFLATYGFDFNKFAYKGISYLNEVEHEILQKQLQENVLFRNVERSVSYKEEDDLKDYINQVAEWLSTADDASSLKITTSTPILQYLTHKELRNRFSNVWTISGNNMVTVMKIPPESREMFEQEEKDYILENILLESYIGFSKVFKLLVALKKPIIAHNALLDFMFMYQQFYKPLPQKYINFKNNIHELFPTIYDTKFLSFELRELLQTEERWKSNSLSGLVAYFAEKQQRNIILGSPAIKLISHIDSKKSSVIVPAAKYHTAGWDAYFAGYVFIKIAHIFAKKNYTECSTLQHFTHTELMSGVKRFSNCVNIIRGNASHLKFDGPEPKSTRPQWLYVKTLASKPITALQIAEKMSTFGNVDVKQCTSKRVLVAVANHGR; from the exons atgactGAAGTCACGAATCtgaatttcaacaaaatatatcCACACTTGGAGCGTGTGTTAAGAAATGCCAATTTCATAGCAATTGATACAGAACTGACAGGTATAGAAgataatgaaaacaaaaatag TTTGTTCGATTCCACAGAGGAACGCTATGAGAAACAAAGAAGCAATATTCAGtcgtatataataatacagttTGGTATCTCTGCGTTTCAACGAGTaccgaataaaaatgaatacacTGCGGAGGcctttaatttctttctgcTGCCTAGATCTATTCCATCAAAGAATAGACGATTTGTTTGGCAGGTTGCAGCACTAGAATTTCTGGCTACATATGGATTTGATTTCaacaaa TTTGCTTATAAAGGAATTTCATATCTCAATGAGGTTGAGcatgaaattttacaaaaacaactACAGGAGAATGTATTATTTCGCAATGTGGAAAGATCTGTTTCCTATAAAGAAGAAGATGATCTTAAAGATTATATCAATCAAGTAGCTGAATGGTTGAGCACAGCTGATGATGCAAGTTCACTTAAAATTACCACTTCTACTCCAATTCTGCAGTATCTTACGCACAAAGAATTGAGAAATCGTTTCTCAAATGTTTGGACTATTTCAGGAAATAATATG GTCACTGTGATGAAAATACCACCAGAATCGAGAGAAATGTTTgaacaagaagaaaaagattacatactggaaaatattttactcgaATCATATATAGGTTTTTCAAAAGTATTCAAGCTCTTGGTTGCTTTAAAAAAACCTATAATAGCGCATAATGCTTTGTTagattttatgtttatgtatCAACAATTTTACAAGCCATTACCAC aaaagtatattaatttcaagaatAATATACATGAATTGTTTCCAACAATTTACGATACCAAATTTTTAAGCTTTGAACTGAGAGAACTTCTTCAAACTGaag aaagGTGGAAATCTAATTCTTTAAGCGGTTTAGTCGCCTATTTTGCAGAAAAGcaacaaagaaatattatattaggaTCACCTGCTATTAAACTCATCTCTCATATAGATTCAAAAAAATCAAgtg TGATTGTACCTGCTGCAAAATATCATACTGCAGGTTGGGATGCCTATTTTGCCGGTTatgtatttatcaaaatagctcatatatttgctaaaaagaattatacaga ATGTTCAACATTGCAACATTTCACACATACAGAATTAATGAGCGGTGTGAAAAGATTTTCAAACTGTGTAAATATCATTCGCGGCAATGCGTCACATTTG AAATTTGATGGACCTGAACCTAAATCCACTCGACCGCAGTGGCTTTATGTGAAAACGTTAGCTTCGAAACCAATCACTGCTTTGCAG ATAGCTGAAAAAATGTCGACATTCGGCAACGTTGACGTGAAGCAGTGCACATCAAAGCGCGTATTAGTCGCAGTTGCAAATCACGGGAG ATGA
- the LOC105675342 gene encoding pre-piRNA 3'-exonuclease trimmer-like isoform X1, giving the protein MTEVTNLNFNKIYPHLERVLRNANFIAIDTELTGIEDNENKNSLFDSTEERYEKQRSNIQSYIIIQFGISAFQRVPNKNEYTAEAFNFFLLPRSIPSKNRRFVWQVAALEFLATYGFDFNKFAYKGISYLNEVEHEILQKQLQENVLFRNVERSVSYKEEDDLKDYINQVAEWLSTADDASSLKITTSTPILQYLTHKELRNRFSNVWTISGNNMVTVMKIPPESREMFEQEEKDYILENILLESYIGFSKVFKLLVALKKPIIAHNALLDFMFMYQQFYKPLPQKYINFKNNIHELFPTIYDTKFLSFELRELLQTEERWKSNSLSGLVAYFAEKQQRNIILGSPAIKLISHIDSKKSSVIVPAAKYHTAGWDAYFAGYVFIKIAHIFAKKNYTECSTLQHFTHTELMSGVKRFSNCVNIIRGNASHLKFDGPEPKSTRPQWLYVKTLASKPITALQIAEKMSTFGNVDVKQCTSKRVLVAVANHGSARDIIQHFKQNKELYVVPYNPIRHSPSVQFFLWGSIVLSSGFFAWMLHQKLQKGTS; this is encoded by the exons atgactGAAGTCACGAATCtgaatttcaacaaaatatatcCACACTTGGAGCGTGTGTTAAGAAATGCCAATTTCATAGCAATTGATACAGAACTGACAGGTATAGAAgataatgaaaacaaaaatag TTTGTTCGATTCCACAGAGGAACGCTATGAGAAACAAAGAAGCAATATTCAGtcgtatataataatacagttTGGTATCTCTGCGTTTCAACGAGTaccgaataaaaatgaatacacTGCGGAGGcctttaatttctttctgcTGCCTAGATCTATTCCATCAAAGAATAGACGATTTGTTTGGCAGGTTGCAGCACTAGAATTTCTGGCTACATATGGATTTGATTTCaacaaa TTTGCTTATAAAGGAATTTCATATCTCAATGAGGTTGAGcatgaaattttacaaaaacaactACAGGAGAATGTATTATTTCGCAATGTGGAAAGATCTGTTTCCTATAAAGAAGAAGATGATCTTAAAGATTATATCAATCAAGTAGCTGAATGGTTGAGCACAGCTGATGATGCAAGTTCACTTAAAATTACCACTTCTACTCCAATTCTGCAGTATCTTACGCACAAAGAATTGAGAAATCGTTTCTCAAATGTTTGGACTATTTCAGGAAATAATATG GTCACTGTGATGAAAATACCACCAGAATCGAGAGAAATGTTTgaacaagaagaaaaagattacatactggaaaatattttactcgaATCATATATAGGTTTTTCAAAAGTATTCAAGCTCTTGGTTGCTTTAAAAAAACCTATAATAGCGCATAATGCTTTGTTagattttatgtttatgtatCAACAATTTTACAAGCCATTACCAC aaaagtatattaatttcaagaatAATATACATGAATTGTTTCCAACAATTTACGATACCAAATTTTTAAGCTTTGAACTGAGAGAACTTCTTCAAACTGaag aaagGTGGAAATCTAATTCTTTAAGCGGTTTAGTCGCCTATTTTGCAGAAAAGcaacaaagaaatattatattaggaTCACCTGCTATTAAACTCATCTCTCATATAGATTCAAAAAAATCAAgtg TGATTGTACCTGCTGCAAAATATCATACTGCAGGTTGGGATGCCTATTTTGCCGGTTatgtatttatcaaaatagctcatatatttgctaaaaagaattatacaga ATGTTCAACATTGCAACATTTCACACATACAGAATTAATGAGCGGTGTGAAAAGATTTTCAAACTGTGTAAATATCATTCGCGGCAATGCGTCACATTTG AAATTTGATGGACCTGAACCTAAATCCACTCGACCGCAGTGGCTTTATGTGAAAACGTTAGCTTCGAAACCAATCACTGCTTTGCAG ATAGCTGAAAAAATGTCGACATTCGGCAACGTTGACGTGAAGCAGTGCACATCAAAGCGCGTATTAGTCGCAGTTGCAAATCACGGGAG CGCACGAGACATAATACAACACTTCAAACAAAACAAGGAGCTATATGTAGTGCCTTATAATCCGATACGGCACTCACCTTCAGTTCAATTCTTTTTATG gGGCAGCATAGTTCTTTCTAGCGGATTTTTTGCATGGATGCTGCATCAGAAACTTCAAAAAGGGACCTCTTAG
- the LOC105675342 gene encoding pre-piRNA 3'-exonuclease trimmer-like isoform X2 — protein sequence MKTKIEERYEKQRSNIQSYIIIQFGISAFQRVPNKNEYTAEAFNFFLLPRSIPSKNRRFVWQVAALEFLATYGFDFNKFAYKGISYLNEVEHEILQKQLQENVLFRNVERSVSYKEEDDLKDYINQVAEWLSTADDASSLKITTSTPILQYLTHKELRNRFSNVWTISGNNMVTVMKIPPESREMFEQEEKDYILENILLESYIGFSKVFKLLVALKKPIIAHNALLDFMFMYQQFYKPLPQKYINFKNNIHELFPTIYDTKFLSFELRELLQTEERWKSNSLSGLVAYFAEKQQRNIILGSPAIKLISHIDSKKSSVIVPAAKYHTAGWDAYFAGYVFIKIAHIFAKKNYTECSTLQHFTHTELMSGVKRFSNCVNIIRGNASHLKFDGPEPKSTRPQWLYVKTLASKPITALQIAEKMSTFGNVDVKQCTSKRVLVAVANHGSARDIIQHFKQNKELYVVPYNPIRHSPSVQFFLWGSIVLSSGFFAWMLHQKLQKGTS from the exons atgaaaacaaaaatag AGGAACGCTATGAGAAACAAAGAAGCAATATTCAGtcgtatataataatacagttTGGTATCTCTGCGTTTCAACGAGTaccgaataaaaatgaatacacTGCGGAGGcctttaatttctttctgcTGCCTAGATCTATTCCATCAAAGAATAGACGATTTGTTTGGCAGGTTGCAGCACTAGAATTTCTGGCTACATATGGATTTGATTTCaacaaa TTTGCTTATAAAGGAATTTCATATCTCAATGAGGTTGAGcatgaaattttacaaaaacaactACAGGAGAATGTATTATTTCGCAATGTGGAAAGATCTGTTTCCTATAAAGAAGAAGATGATCTTAAAGATTATATCAATCAAGTAGCTGAATGGTTGAGCACAGCTGATGATGCAAGTTCACTTAAAATTACCACTTCTACTCCAATTCTGCAGTATCTTACGCACAAAGAATTGAGAAATCGTTTCTCAAATGTTTGGACTATTTCAGGAAATAATATG GTCACTGTGATGAAAATACCACCAGAATCGAGAGAAATGTTTgaacaagaagaaaaagattacatactggaaaatattttactcgaATCATATATAGGTTTTTCAAAAGTATTCAAGCTCTTGGTTGCTTTAAAAAAACCTATAATAGCGCATAATGCTTTGTTagattttatgtttatgtatCAACAATTTTACAAGCCATTACCAC aaaagtatattaatttcaagaatAATATACATGAATTGTTTCCAACAATTTACGATACCAAATTTTTAAGCTTTGAACTGAGAGAACTTCTTCAAACTGaag aaagGTGGAAATCTAATTCTTTAAGCGGTTTAGTCGCCTATTTTGCAGAAAAGcaacaaagaaatattatattaggaTCACCTGCTATTAAACTCATCTCTCATATAGATTCAAAAAAATCAAgtg TGATTGTACCTGCTGCAAAATATCATACTGCAGGTTGGGATGCCTATTTTGCCGGTTatgtatttatcaaaatagctcatatatttgctaaaaagaattatacaga ATGTTCAACATTGCAACATTTCACACATACAGAATTAATGAGCGGTGTGAAAAGATTTTCAAACTGTGTAAATATCATTCGCGGCAATGCGTCACATTTG AAATTTGATGGACCTGAACCTAAATCCACTCGACCGCAGTGGCTTTATGTGAAAACGTTAGCTTCGAAACCAATCACTGCTTTGCAG ATAGCTGAAAAAATGTCGACATTCGGCAACGTTGACGTGAAGCAGTGCACATCAAAGCGCGTATTAGTCGCAGTTGCAAATCACGGGAG CGCACGAGACATAATACAACACTTCAAACAAAACAAGGAGCTATATGTAGTGCCTTATAATCCGATACGGCACTCACCTTCAGTTCAATTCTTTTTATG gGGCAGCATAGTTCTTTCTAGCGGATTTTTTGCATGGATGCTGCATCAGAAACTTCAAAAAGGGACCTCTTAG